A single genomic interval of Nostoc commune NIES-4072 harbors:
- a CDS encoding type II toxin-antitoxin system RelE family toxin, translated as MAKLDGLATVLDFLNGLQPKIAAQIAKKVLALNVEPLPVDSEQLSGYQGLYRVDSGEYRIVYRYFPDEDLIEVILVGKRNDDDVYKRLKRLLG; from the coding sequence ATGGCGAAGCTTGATGGTCTAGCAACTGTTCTTGATTTTCTGAACGGTTTACAGCCTAAAATAGCAGCACAGATTGCAAAAAAGGTTTTGGCTTTGAATGTTGAGCCTTTACCCGTTGATAGTGAGCAGCTATCTGGTTATCAGGGTTTATATCGAGTTGATAGTGGTGAATATCGAATTGTTTACAGGTATTTTCCAGATGAAGATTTAATAGAAGTGATTTTAGTCGGTAAGCGCAATGATGATGATGTCTACAAAAGATTGAAGCGTTTACTGGGTTAA
- a CDS encoding HNH endonuclease: protein MVNIEDKELKELFELADTIGNKRYHRLTDEDFETYRKFDYWRYINGDYECGTTQDSKDWVRKNSNWYCPICGSHYSDKGGKTIDHKLPRSQYPWLSMEFNNLWVICQVCNKEKGEMHWYKYEHYIFVHYPNVYLAVKMARPSQLLQSLKD from the coding sequence ATGGTTAATATTGAAGATAAAGAACTTAAAGAATTATTTGAGCTTGCAGACACAATTGGTAACAAGCGATATCACAGGCTAACTGATGAAGATTTTGAAACTTATAGAAAATTCGATTATTGGCGCTATATTAATGGTGATTATGAGTGCGGTACAACTCAAGATAGTAAAGACTGGGTAAGAAAAAATTCCAATTGGTACTGTCCAATTTGTGGATCTCACTACTCTGACAAAGGTGGTAAGACGATAGATCACAAGCTACCTCGGTCACAGTATCCTTGGTTATCAATGGAATTCAATAATTTATGGGTCATTTGCCAGGTTTGTAATAAAGAAAAGGGTGAAATGCATTGGTACAAGTATGAACACTATATATTTGTTCACTATCCCAATGTTTATCTTGCTGTGAAAATGGCACGTCCTAGCCAGTTACTCCAGTCTTTGAAAGATTAA
- the recA gene encoding recombinase RecA, whose protein sequence is MAINTDTSGKQKALTMVLNQIERSFGKGAIMRLGDATRMRVETISSGALTLDLALGGGLPKGRVIEIYGPESSGKTTVALHALAEVQRNGGVAAFVDAEHALDPTYAAALGVDIDNLLISQPDTGESALEIVDQLVRSAAVDIVVIDSVAALVPRAEIEGDMGDAHVGLQARLMSQALRKITGNIGKSGCTVIFINQLRQKIGVTYGSPETTTGGNALKFYASVRLDIRRIQTLKKGTDEFGNRVKVKVAKNKVAPPFRIAEFDIIFGKGISTLGCLVDLAEETGIIVRKGAWYSYNGDNISQGRDNAIKYLEEKPEFADEIKKLVREKLDKGAVVSANSVAKASEEDEEEEVDLELEE, encoded by the coding sequence ATGGCTATCAACACCGATACTTCAGGCAAGCAAAAAGCGCTGACTATGGTGCTTAACCAAATTGAGCGCAGCTTTGGTAAAGGAGCAATCATGCGCCTGGGCGATGCTACCCGGATGCGGGTGGAGACTATTTCCAGTGGGGCGCTTACCCTAGATTTAGCATTGGGTGGTGGTTTACCCAAGGGGCGGGTAATTGAAATCTATGGGCCGGAAAGTTCCGGAAAGACTACAGTAGCGCTACATGCGCTCGCCGAAGTGCAAAGAAATGGCGGTGTTGCAGCCTTTGTTGATGCAGAACACGCCCTCGATCCTACTTATGCTGCGGCATTGGGTGTAGATATTGACAATTTGCTGATTTCCCAACCTGATACAGGCGAATCAGCTTTGGAAATTGTCGATCAGCTTGTTCGTTCTGCTGCGGTTGATATTGTAGTCATTGACTCAGTAGCAGCACTGGTTCCCCGTGCTGAAATTGAAGGCGATATGGGTGACGCCCACGTTGGTCTGCAAGCGCGATTAATGAGCCAAGCCCTACGTAAAATTACGGGCAACATTGGTAAATCTGGTTGTACAGTCATTTTCATCAACCAGTTGCGACAAAAAATCGGTGTTACCTACGGTAGCCCAGAAACGACTACTGGCGGTAATGCATTGAAATTTTACGCTTCGGTGCGCTTGGATATTCGCCGGATTCAAACCTTGAAAAAAGGTACGGATGAATTTGGTAATCGCGTTAAAGTCAAAGTTGCTAAAAATAAAGTAGCGCCGCCTTTTAGAATCGCTGAATTCGACATTATTTTTGGTAAAGGTATTTCTACCTTGGGTTGTCTTGTTGACCTAGCAGAAGAAACTGGTATTATTGTCCGCAAAGGAGCTTGGTATAGTTACAATGGCGATAATATCTCTCAAGGACGAGACAACGCCATTAAGTATCTAGAAGAAAAGCCCGAGTTTGCTGACGAAATTAAGAAACTGGTGCGGGAAAAGTTAGATAAAGGTGCTGTTGTTTCTGCTAACTCTGTAGCTAAAGCCAGTGAAGAGGATGAAGAGGAAGAAGTCGATTTAGAGCTAGAAGAATAA
- the xseA gene encoding exodeoxyribonuclease VII large subunit, translated as MTFDLPHSLILDTALSVSGLTDYIRLLLEQDEQLRQVWVTGEVSSANHHRSGLFFTLQDTDRTAGIKCVVWNSQLPKLAQVPVPGEQIIILGSIRLYPQRGEYQLSVWQTLPAGVGLQALRYQQLKNRLLAEGLFDAQRKRSLPTHPQTIAVVTSPTAAAWGDIQKTLRQRYPGLQVLFSPATVQGEQAPESIVKAIERVERDGRAEVLILSRGGGAVEELACFNDERVVRSLATCSIPVITGIGHQRDESLADLVADACVHTPTAAAELVVPSLSELYTDHRQRVVALHEAVYDSGKTALNKLQVLRNRLRRLRLDRQVQLEVDKLGWKRQHLVQITTARSQQATQHLELLRQKLASLDPKAVLQRGYAVVRREDGAIARSAPELNVGEDLLIQLGQGQVKVKVIKVNVDA; from the coding sequence ATGACTTTTGACCTTCCCCACTCTCTCATTCTCGATACTGCACTTTCAGTTTCTGGATTAACTGACTATATCCGCTTGCTGTTAGAGCAAGATGAACAATTACGGCAAGTTTGGGTAACTGGCGAAGTCTCTAGCGCTAACCACCATCGCAGTGGTTTATTTTTTACGCTGCAAGATACCGATCGCACCGCCGGAATTAAGTGTGTGGTATGGAATAGCCAATTGCCAAAACTCGCCCAGGTACCCGTTCCTGGTGAGCAGATAATTATTTTGGGTAGTATTCGCCTGTATCCGCAACGGGGAGAGTATCAGTTATCAGTTTGGCAGACTCTACCTGCTGGTGTTGGTTTACAGGCGTTGCGCTATCAACAACTCAAAAATCGCTTACTGGCTGAGGGATTGTTCGACGCGCAAAGAAAGCGATCGCTCCCAACTCACCCCCAAACGATCGCTGTTGTCACTTCACCAACGGCTGCTGCTTGGGGTGATATTCAAAAAACTCTCAGACAAAGGTATCCAGGTTTACAGGTTTTATTTTCTCCCGCAACAGTACAAGGTGAGCAAGCGCCAGAATCTATCGTCAAAGCAATTGAGCGGGTGGAAAGAGATGGTCGCGCCGAAGTGCTAATTTTATCGCGGGGTGGTGGCGCGGTGGAGGAGTTAGCTTGTTTTAATGATGAACGAGTGGTGCGATCGCTTGCTACTTGTTCCATTCCGGTAATTACTGGTATCGGTCATCAACGAGATGAATCTTTGGCAGATTTAGTTGCAGATGCTTGTGTGCATACACCGACTGCGGCGGCGGAACTGGTTGTGCCATCACTTTCAGAGTTGTATACTGATCATCGGCAGCGAGTTGTAGCTTTACATGAAGCGGTATATGACTCTGGGAAAACTGCTCTTAATAAACTGCAAGTATTACGAAATCGTTTGCGACGTTTGCGCTTAGATCGGCAAGTGCAGCTGGAGGTAGACAAATTAGGTTGGAAGCGTCAGCATTTGGTGCAAATTACGACGGCGCGATCGCAGCAAGCAACGCAGCATTTAGAGTTGTTGCGGCAAAAGTTAGCTAGTCTTGACCCGAAAGCTGTGTTGCAGCGTGGTTATGCGGTGGTGAGGCGGGAAGATGGGGCGATCGCTCGTTCTGCGCCGGAGTTGAATGTAGGAGAAGATTTGTTGATTCAGTTGGGGCAGGGTCAGGTTAAAGTGAAGGTTATAAAAGTAAACGTAGACGCGTAG
- the xseB gene encoding exodeoxyribonuclease VII small subunit yields the protein MAKRKNASSSEEAWNYEAKVAEIEGIIARIESGELELEAVFEQFASAVEYLRQCESFLQQRQQQVELLIETLSDE from the coding sequence ATGGCTAAACGTAAGAATGCTTCTAGTTCTGAGGAAGCTTGGAATTATGAGGCAAAGGTTGCTGAAATAGAGGGAATTATCGCTCGTATTGAATCAGGTGAGTTGGAATTGGAAGCTGTGTTTGAGCAATTTGCAAGTGCTGTTGAATATTTGCGTCAGTGCGAAAGTTTTTTGCAGCAACGACAGCAACAGGTAGAGTTGTTGATTGAAACGTTAAGCGATGAGTAA
- the tnpA gene encoding IS200/IS605 family transposase, with protein sequence MIYNIGHRAVYSLNIHLVLVTKYQRKVINQAMLKRLQEIFEGTCAKWRSKVTEYNAESDHVHLVISYPPDVEISKLVNNLKTVSSRLIRKEFNEHVNRFYSKPVFWTGAYFVASCGGVTLEQLKSYVEKQSSPDC encoded by the coding sequence ATGATTTACAACATAGGACACAGAGCAGTTTATAGCCTTAATATTCATTTAGTGCTTGTCACCAAGTACCAAAGAAAGGTTATCAACCAAGCAATGTTGAAACGACTACAAGAGATATTTGAAGGCACTTGCGCTAAGTGGAGGAGTAAGGTAACAGAGTACAACGCAGAGTCAGACCATGTTCACTTGGTTATTAGTTACCCGCCGGATGTGGAAATAAGTAAACTCGTGAACAACCTTAAAACCGTTTCTAGTCGTTTAATTCGCAAGGAGTTCAATGAACACGTTAATCGGTTTTACAGCAAACCAGTCTTCTGGACAGGTGCATACTTTGTCGCCTCATGTGGAGGCGTTACATTGGAACAACTTAAGTCTTATGTTGAGAAGCAAAGCAGTCCTGATTGCTGA
- a CDS encoding FHA domain-containing protein: MTDFAQTEIERRLTLYQVFLKLYEHHSGLLDEILQLENLSQPSLTRRKASYIHGVVDTSAVYLMTNLCDNQTQSLRQPQQIWTIGRNRNSGICIVDSYMSRRHAAIQYIDDQGFYFIDFNSTNGSFVNGDRAFGPIKLKDGDRIRLGSMTFDFFMSSTCRVLPTVAMELLMQLMHRKRDNQVEILTYPCNRPKLLTEKPNDNSEIFRNPGLVEKFEDSYENFNSEQKSEILDRFFSRQIP; encoded by the coding sequence ATGACTGACTTTGCACAAACGGAAATAGAACGGAGATTAACTTTATATCAGGTATTTCTTAAGTTGTATGAACACCACAGTGGACTTCTAGATGAAATTCTCCAGCTAGAAAACCTATCTCAACCTTCGTTGACGAGAAGGAAGGCATCTTACATACATGGTGTAGTGGATACTTCTGCTGTTTATTTGATGACTAATTTGTGCGACAATCAAACCCAAAGTTTACGGCAGCCACAGCAAATCTGGACAATAGGTCGTAATCGCAACAGTGGTATTTGCATTGTTGATAGTTATATGTCTCGTCGCCACGCTGCTATTCAATATATCGACGATCAAGGTTTCTACTTTATAGACTTCAACAGTACCAATGGCTCATTTGTGAATGGCGATCGCGCTTTTGGGCCGATCAAGCTCAAAGATGGCGATCGCATCCGTCTAGGTAGTATGACTTTTGATTTTTTCATGAGTTCTACCTGCCGCGTGTTGCCAACTGTAGCAATGGAATTATTGATGCAACTTATGCATCGAAAGAGGGATAATCAAGTAGAAATACTTACTTATCCCTGTAACAGACCAAAACTTTTGACTGAAAAACCAAATGATAATTCAGAGATTTTTAGAAATCCTGGACTAGTTGAAAAGTTTGAAGATTCCTATGAAAACTTCAATTCGGAACAGAAATCAGAAATTTTAGACCGCTTTTTTAGCAGACAAATACCATAG
- a CDS encoding calcium-binding protein, translated as MNEGIDTVESSSSYNLGDNLENLILTDSKDIDGIGNALDNRIEGNAGHNFLVGGDGNDHLLGYGDYDILVGEAGNDTLEGGAGNDFLNGGSGSDILTGGAGNNTLTGDAGADTFVFNFRSEGIEIIKDFSYLQSDKIQISTIGFGATSTNEFSYNRNTGALSFQGTQFATLENKPNFIPRLDIELVSEGLTSSIS; from the coding sequence TTGAATGAAGGAATCGATACGGTTGAGTCTTCGTCCAGCTACAACTTAGGTGATAACCTAGAGAATTTGATTCTCACAGATAGCAAGGATATTGATGGCATAGGCAACGCCCTGGACAATCGAATTGAGGGGAATGCCGGTCACAACTTTTTGGTTGGCGGTGATGGCAATGATCACTTGCTTGGCTATGGAGACTACGACATTTTGGTTGGTGAGGCTGGTAACGACACACTCGAAGGCGGCGCTGGTAACGACTTCTTAAATGGGGGTTCTGGTAGCGACATACTCACAGGCGGTGCTGGTAACAACACACTCACAGGCGATGCTGGGGCTGATACATTTGTCTTCAACTTCAGGTCTGAAGGCATTGAGATCATCAAAGACTTCAGCTACTTGCAGAGTGACAAAATTCAGATTTCCACAATTGGGTTTGGCGCTACTTCCACTAACGAGTTCAGTTACAACCGCAACACTGGTGCTTTGTCCTTCCAAGGAACCCAATTCGCCACTCTTGAGAACAAGCCTAATTTTATACCCCGTCTTGATATTGAGCTTGTCTCTGAGGGTCTAACCTCTTCAATTAGCTAA
- a CDS encoding helix-turn-helix domain-containing protein — MLLTYQFKLNPTPEQVVILEIWGELLRRHWNYALGERLER, encoded by the coding sequence ATGCTACTAACTTATCAGTTCAAACTCAATCCCACTCCCGAACAGGTTGTCATTCTTGAAATCTGGGGCGAGTTGCTGCGTCGTCATTGGAACTACGCGCTAGGTGAAAGATTGGAGCGGTAG
- a CDS encoding PAS domain-containing protein — MSQQQRTVLIVVNSPDDRELYRQYLLHDREYSYAILEATLAVQGLELWQRHQPDAVLLDYRLPDLDGLEFLAQLQPLTPQPCLPVIVVTAQGNEAIAVQAIKAGAQDYIVKEQITPERLQIAVNGIIETMRLHTQLQQRIERERVVLYITQKIHQSLNLDEILQTTVAEVREFLHTDRVLVFRLKPDGNGTILAESVGAEWRSVLSSTMYAPCPNESYIASNQPKFVRYNPTFIKNYIERYYQGQVTAVSDIHDSSIEPCHAELLAFQVRAHLVVPILQDNQFWGLLIAHHCTSPRFWQPLEIDLLKELATQMSIALRQAELYQQAQRELKERQQVEAELRQSQERLRLALLASGMGTWNWNIKTGKISWSDNLEALFGLQPGEFDGSFEMFVARLHLDDRDRVLADVDRAIATGEDYNIEFRVVYPNGTIRWALSQGKVFYDQQGQPMQMAGIDIDISERKRSAEALRDSEERFRQLAENIDAVFWIREVAENRVSYVSPAYKRLWGLNPEEMYQGQQAWVDRIHPEDRESVQRAFHEKAVAGKYDQEYRIFLPDGSIRWVHDRCFGLRDETGEIYRFAGIAEDITDRKQVEEALRQSEERYRCLAELIPQLVWTANAEGALLDVNQRWLEFTGLTLEQAHTIGWKEVVHPEDIIILAQHWSKAAQQGTSYQAEGRMRRADGVYRWHLHQAIGQKDKQGQVVKWFGSATDIEAQKQLEGERDRLFQLEQAARAEAERANRIKDEFLAVLSHELRSPLNPILGWTKLLQSRKFNETRTLEALAIIERNVKLQTQLIDDLLDIAKILRGKLSIDASPVNLASVIECAIDTVSTAAIAKSILLHPVLPNIGQVCGDSNRLQQIVWNLLSNAIKFTPKGGRVEIQLKQVNDQAQIIVSDTGKGISPDFLPYIFESFRQEDISITRKYGGLGLGLAIVRQLVEAHGGTIAADSPGVGFGATFTVHLPLLNVESEIKQIDELSQQTLELTGIRVLTVDDDPDARELLTVLLTEYGAQVLTVSSAAEVLANLESFQPDVLISDIGMPEVDGYCLMQQIRTLTPEKGGHILAIALTAYARVDDYQQAITSGYQRHLTKPFNPQELVQAVVALAHSKPSPSLK, encoded by the coding sequence ATGTCTCAGCAACAGCGCACCGTCCTAATTGTCGTTAATTCCCCAGACGATCGAGAACTCTATCGGCAATATTTGCTGCACGATCGCGAATATTCCTATGCTATCCTGGAAGCAACGTTAGCGGTGCAAGGACTAGAACTGTGGCAGCGACATCAGCCAGATGCCGTTTTACTCGATTACCGATTACCCGACCTAGACGGACTGGAATTTCTGGCTCAATTGCAACCCTTGACCCCACAGCCTTGCTTACCTGTGATTGTTGTCACCGCACAGGGCAATGAGGCGATCGCAGTTCAAGCAATCAAAGCGGGCGCACAAGATTATATTGTCAAAGAGCAAATTACCCCAGAAAGGCTACAAATAGCAGTCAACGGGATAATTGAAACAATGCGGCTACACACCCAATTACAACAGCGTATTGAACGAGAGCGCGTAGTCTTATATATTACCCAGAAAATTCACCAATCGCTGAATCTGGATGAAATTCTTCAGACGACTGTAGCCGAAGTCAGAGAATTTCTTCACACTGATCGGGTTTTGGTTTTTCGGTTAAAACCTGACGGCAATGGTACTATACTAGCTGAATCGGTTGGGGCAGAGTGGCGATCGGTGCTTTCGTCTACGATGTATGCTCCCTGCCCAAATGAAAGCTACATCGCCTCAAATCAACCGAAATTTGTCAGGTATAATCCCACCTTTATCAAGAATTATATTGAACGCTATTATCAGGGGCAAGTAACGGCAGTATCAGATATTCATGATAGCAGTATTGAGCCATGCCACGCTGAATTATTGGCATTTCAAGTCAGAGCTCATCTGGTTGTACCAATTCTGCAAGATAACCAGTTTTGGGGATTGCTGATTGCTCATCATTGTACCTCCCCTCGATTTTGGCAGCCCTTAGAAATAGACTTGCTTAAAGAGTTGGCAACTCAGATGAGTATCGCCTTGCGACAGGCAGAACTGTATCAGCAGGCACAGCGTGAACTAAAGGAACGCCAACAGGTAGAAGCGGAACTACGGCAGAGCCAAGAACGGCTGCGATTGGCACTACTAGCCTCTGGAATGGGAACGTGGAACTGGAACATTAAAACGGGAAAAATTTCTTGGTCAGATAATCTAGAAGCCTTATTTGGACTGCAACCAGGAGAGTTTGACGGCTCATTTGAAATGTTTGTGGCACGGTTACACCTTGACGATCGCGATCGCGTTTTGGCAGATGTAGATCGTGCCATCGCTACCGGAGAAGACTATAACATTGAATTTCGGGTAGTATATCCCAACGGCACAATTAGGTGGGCATTGAGCCAGGGCAAGGTGTTTTACGACCAACAGGGGCAACCGATGCAGATGGCTGGTATTGATATAGATATCAGCGAACGCAAACGGTCAGCCGAAGCTTTGCGCGACAGTGAAGAACGTTTTCGGCAACTTGCAGAAAATATTGATGCAGTATTCTGGATCAGAGAAGTGGCTGAAAATCGAGTCAGCTATGTCAGTCCTGCCTACAAACGACTGTGGGGATTAAACCCAGAAGAAATGTATCAAGGACAACAAGCCTGGGTTGATCGTATCCACCCAGAAGATCGAGAATCAGTCCAGAGAGCCTTTCATGAAAAAGCTGTTGCAGGTAAATATGACCAGGAATATCGGATTTTTTTACCCGATGGTAGCATTCGCTGGGTTCACGATCGCTGCTTTGGGCTTCGAGATGAAACAGGAGAGATTTATCGATTTGCAGGTATTGCCGAAGACATCACCGATCGCAAACAGGTAGAGGAAGCATTACGCCAAAGTGAGGAACGCTATCGGTGCTTGGCAGAATTAATTCCACAATTAGTTTGGACAGCCAACGCAGAAGGAGCGTTACTCGATGTCAATCAACGTTGGTTGGAATTCACAGGATTAACGCTAGAACAAGCCCACACCATCGGCTGGAAAGAGGTTGTCCATCCAGAAGATATAATTATTCTGGCTCAACATTGGAGCAAAGCAGCACAACAGGGTACTTCTTATCAAGCCGAAGGTCGTATGCGGAGGGCAGATGGTGTCTATCGTTGGCATCTACACCAAGCAATTGGGCAAAAAGATAAGCAAGGTCAAGTTGTCAAATGGTTTGGCAGTGCGACTGATATCGAAGCGCAAAAACAACTGGAGGGTGAACGCGATCGCTTATTCCAGCTAGAGCAAGCCGCGCGGGCTGAAGCAGAACGTGCCAATCGCATCAAAGATGAGTTTCTTGCCGTTCTCTCCCACGAATTGCGATCGCCTCTCAACCCTATTCTCGGCTGGACAAAACTCCTACAAAGTCGCAAATTCAATGAAACTAGAACACTTGAAGCCTTAGCCATTATCGAACGTAATGTTAAACTGCAAACTCAACTGATTGATGATTTGCTCGATATCGCCAAGATTCTGCGCGGCAAACTCAGCATTGATGCTAGTCCTGTGAATCTGGCATCTGTCATTGAATGTGCCATCGACACGGTAAGTACAGCAGCTATTGCTAAATCAATACTATTGCATCCAGTACTGCCGAATATTGGGCAGGTTTGTGGAGATTCCAACCGCCTGCAACAGATCGTTTGGAATTTACTTTCTAATGCGATCAAGTTTACTCCCAAAGGCGGACGGGTAGAAATTCAACTAAAGCAAGTCAATGATCAAGCACAGATTATTGTTAGCGACACTGGCAAAGGCATTAGTCCTGACTTTCTCCCGTATATTTTTGAATCATTTCGTCAGGAAGATATCTCAATTACTCGCAAGTATGGCGGGTTAGGATTGGGGTTAGCGATCGTCCGTCAGTTAGTTGAGGCTCATGGCGGCACGATCGCGGCTGATAGTCCGGGTGTTGGCTTTGGAGCGACCTTTACAGTCCATTTGCCACTGCTGAATGTTGAATCGGAAATTAAGCAGATAGATGAATTGTCACAACAAACACTCGAACTCACGGGAATTCGAGTCCTCACAGTTGATGATGATCCTGATGCCCGTGAGCTATTAACAGTATTGCTTACTGAATACGGAGCGCAAGTCCTGACTGTTTCCTCTGCGGCAGAAGTGTTGGCAAATCTGGAGTCCTTTCAACCCGATGTCTTAATCAGTGATATTGGGATGCCCGAAGTTGATGGCTATTGCTTGATGCAACAAATCCGCACTTTAACCCCGGAAAAAGGGGGACACATTCTGGCGATCGCTTTGACCGCTTATGCCAGAGTTGATGATTACCAGCAAGCCATAACCAGTGGCTATCAACGGCATCTTACCAAGCCCTTTAATCCACAAGAGTTAGTTCAAGCTGTGGTGGCACTTGCACACAGTAAACCATCCCCTTCCTTAAAATGA
- a CDS encoding chemotaxis protein CheB → MLEHNIIVVGTSAGGVEALTYLIKNLPPDLNAAVIIVLHVSSHKTSVLPKILSRAGNLPVSHPQDGEAIVHGWIYVAPPDYHLLVEEGYLRLTRGAKENRSRPAIDPLFRSAARTYGQRVIAVLLTGTLDDGTAGLMAVKMRRGVAIVQNPDDALFPDMPRNAINNVDDIDYIVPLSDIPSILLSLVNIPMEIEAENPIPTKMEFETEIAQLNLKAVENENDRPGKPSTFACPDCGGILWEVEEKNLLRFRCRTGHAYSAKTLLATQSDAIEDALWMALRALEEKASLSHRLASRMEARNLPLAAQRLKEEAHSALERSAIIREVLLKDDANTDD, encoded by the coding sequence ATGCTTGAACACAATATTATTGTCGTTGGAACATCAGCCGGTGGAGTTGAGGCGCTGACTTATCTAATCAAGAATTTGCCGCCCGATCTCAATGCTGCTGTAATTATAGTTCTTCATGTATCCAGTCATAAAACGAGTGTTCTGCCAAAAATATTAAGTCGCGCTGGCAACTTGCCTGTGTCTCACCCTCAGGACGGCGAAGCTATTGTTCATGGTTGGATTTATGTCGCTCCCCCTGACTACCACTTACTAGTAGAAGAAGGATATTTGCGTTTGACGCGGGGAGCAAAAGAAAACCGTAGTCGTCCCGCTATCGATCCGTTGTTTCGCAGTGCAGCGCGAACCTATGGGCAGCGAGTGATTGCTGTGCTACTAACAGGTACGCTTGATGACGGCACCGCAGGACTAATGGCTGTAAAAATGCGGCGCGGCGTGGCAATTGTCCAAAATCCCGACGATGCTTTGTTTCCTGATATGCCACGTAATGCGATTAATAATGTAGACGATATTGACTATATCGTGCCACTTTCAGATATTCCTTCTATTTTGCTAAGTTTAGTTAATATACCAATGGAAATAGAAGCAGAAAACCCCATACCTACCAAGATGGAGTTTGAAACTGAAATAGCGCAATTGAATTTAAAAGCAGTAGAAAACGAAAACGATCGACCTGGTAAACCATCAACCTTCGCCTGTCCTGACTGCGGCGGTATCCTTTGGGAAGTCGAAGAGAAAAATTTGTTGCGCTTCCGATGCCGCACAGGTCATGCTTATTCAGCAAAAACTTTGCTAGCCACGCAGTCTGATGCCATAGAGGATGCGCTATGGATGGCTTTAAGGGCATTAGAAGAGAAAGCTTCTTTATCACATCGCCTGGCTTCAAGAATGGAAGCTCGCAACCTACCATTGGCAGCGCAAAGATTGAAAGAGGAGGCGCACTCTGCTCTTGAACGCTCCGCCATTATTCGAGAAGTGCTATTAAAAGACGATGCCAACACAGATGATTAA
- a CDS encoding type II toxin-antitoxin system Phd/YefM family antitoxin, whose protein sequence is MSKIVKITMQTYTLTDARNRHGEVFDKAATEPVLLTKQSRPSHVIISAESYQKLINRLEELEDMVFGQAAEVALSESKMIGTEAFTSALKHLANGEA, encoded by the coding sequence ATGTCTAAAATAGTCAAAATTACTATGCAGACCTATACTCTCACAGATGCTCGTAACAGACACGGTGAAGTTTTTGACAAAGCTGCTACTGAGCCAGTTCTACTAACTAAGCAATCACGGCCTAGCCATGTGATTATCTCAGCAGAGAGCTACCAAAAATTAATTAATCGGCTGGAAGAATTAGAAGATATGGTTTTCGGTCAAGCTGCTGAAGTTGCTCTGAGTGAGTCCAAAATGATTGGTACAGAGGCTTTTACATCTGCATTAAAGCATTTAGCTAATGGCGAAGCTTGA
- a CDS encoding sucrose-phosphate phosphatase: MTKFLFVTDLDDTLVYRTVGDDSALAELNQLLSQHRQEYGTKIVYSTGRSPVLYKELQAQKNLLEPDALVLSVGTEIYLDGTDTPDSSWSEILSPGWERETILSITQKYRELVRQPDSEQRPFKVSFFLEQDASANFLPQLEAELQKYKLNVKLIYSSGIDLDIVPHTSDKGQAMQFLRQKWKFAAEQTVVCGDSGNDIALFAVGNARGIIVGNARKELLQWHNEHPSEHRYLAKSFCAGGIIEGLNYFGFL; this comes from the coding sequence ATGACTAAATTCCTTTTCGTAACAGATTTGGATGACACCCTGGTGTATCGCACAGTAGGCGATGACAGCGCCTTAGCAGAACTAAATCAACTGCTGAGTCAACATCGCCAAGAATATGGTACAAAAATTGTTTATTCTACCGGGCGATCGCCTGTACTTTATAAAGAACTCCAAGCTCAAAAAAATCTTTTAGAACCCGATGCCCTCGTTCTTTCTGTGGGTACAGAAATTTACCTAGATGGTACTGATACTCCAGACTCAAGTTGGTCAGAAATCCTCTCTCCGGGATGGGAACGGGAAACTATCTTATCTATTACTCAAAAATACCGGGAGTTAGTTCGGCAACCAGATTCAGAACAGCGTCCCTTTAAAGTGAGCTTTTTTCTAGAACAAGATGCATCTGCAAATTTTTTACCACAGCTTGAAGCGGAGTTGCAGAAATATAAATTAAATGTAAAGTTAATCTACAGTAGCGGTATTGACCTTGACATTGTACCCCATACCAGCGATAAAGGTCAGGCAATGCAGTTTTTACGCCAAAAGTGGAAATTTGCAGCTGAACAAACAGTTGTCTGTGGTGATTCAGGTAATGATATTGCTTTATTTGCTGTAGGCAACGCACGGGGAATCATTGTAGGGAATGCCCGAAAAGAGTTACTCCAATGGCACAATGAGCATCCCTCTGAACATCGCTACCTGGCAAAAAGTTTTTGTGCAGGTGGAATCATTGAAGGCTTAAATTATTTTGGTTTTTTGTAA